A region from the Wansuia hejianensis genome encodes:
- a CDS encoding DUF1538 domain-containing protein, translated as MPITFIVILLCITITPMPLAPLMLFLVGAVLLILGMGFFTLGVDMAMLPIGEQVGTQLAKSGRLVFIIPACFLIGAFVTMAEPDLQVLAGQTPGVPDMLLILSVAAGVGIFLIVAFLRSLFGWSLSRILLIFYAIVFILAIFVPKDFLSVAFDSGGVTTGPITVPFILTLGVGLSSIGQSKNSESGSFGMVALCSIGPILATMILGLAFGSSSGTYEPLEIPNIQTTAELSQIFGREFPEYAREVAFALMPILLFFLFFQIFFLKLRRKKIIKILVGMLYSFIGLTLFLTGVNVGFMPAGNYLGQQLASLPWKWILVPVGMVIGYFIVRAEPAVAVLNQQVEDVTGGSISRTTMMKGLSIGMAVSVGLSMFRLVSGLPLLPFLAVGYAIALALTFAVPPIFTSIAFDSGGVASGAMTATFLLPLAMGACSAVGGDILSDAFGIVAMVAMTPLVILQLIGAVYQRRLRHLPARPDIIEQDEIIELEEDESQ; from the coding sequence ATGCCGATCACCTTCATCGTGATACTCCTCTGTATCACTATTACGCCCATGCCGCTGGCCCCGCTGATGCTTTTCCTTGTAGGCGCCGTTTTGCTGATACTCGGTATGGGCTTTTTTACACTGGGTGTCGACATGGCCATGCTGCCTATTGGCGAACAGGTAGGCACACAGCTCGCCAAATCAGGCCGTCTCGTATTCATCATCCCTGCCTGCTTTCTGATCGGTGCCTTTGTGACCATGGCGGAACCGGACCTTCAGGTTCTTGCAGGTCAGACCCCCGGCGTTCCGGATATGCTTCTGATCCTGTCCGTGGCGGCGGGAGTGGGAATATTCCTGATCGTGGCATTTCTGCGCAGCCTGTTTGGCTGGAGCCTTTCCAGAATTCTCCTGATTTTTTACGCCATCGTTTTTATCTTAGCAATTTTTGTTCCAAAAGATTTTCTTTCTGTTGCGTTCGATTCCGGCGGAGTGACTACCGGTCCTATCACTGTGCCCTTTATTCTCACCCTGGGCGTTGGGCTCTCATCTATCGGCCAGAGTAAGAACAGTGAATCCGGCAGCTTCGGCATGGTTGCCCTCTGTTCGATTGGCCCCATCCTGGCCACTATGATCCTTGGCCTGGCTTTCGGTTCTTCCTCCGGTACTTACGAGCCTCTGGAAATACCCAATATACAAACTACAGCGGAGCTTTCTCAGATCTTCGGGCGGGAATTCCCCGAATATGCGAGAGAGGTGGCCTTTGCCCTCATGCCCATACTGCTTTTCTTTCTGTTTTTCCAGATTTTCTTTTTAAAACTGCGCAGAAAAAAAATAATCAAGATACTGGTGGGCATGCTCTATTCCTTCATCGGGCTGACACTCTTTCTCACAGGCGTCAACGTGGGTTTCATGCCGGCCGGAAATTATCTGGGACAGCAGCTGGCCTCTCTTCCCTGGAAGTGGATTCTGGTGCCTGTAGGCATGGTCATCGGCTATTTTATTGTCCGGGCGGAGCCCGCTGTCGCAGTGCTGAATCAGCAGGTAGAAGACGTAACCGGAGGCTCCATCTCCCGCACCACTATGATGAAGGGCTTATCCATCGGCATGGCCGTATCTGTGGGTTTGTCCATGTTCCGTTTGGTTTCGGGCCTTCCGCTTCTGCCTTTCCTTGCAGTGGGATACGCAATAGCCCTGGCACTCACCTTTGCTGTGCCCCCTATCTTTACTTCCATTGCGTTTGACTCCGGCGGAGTAGCCTCAGGGGCCATGACCGCTACCTTCCTGCTGCCGCTGGCCATGGGCGCCTGCTCAGCGGTTGGCGGGGATATTCTGTCAGACGCTTTCGGGATTGTAGCCATGGTGGCAATGACCCCGCTGGTTATTCTTCAACTGATCGGGGCTGTCTACCAGAGAAGGCTGAGACACCTGCCGGCCCGTCCGGACATCATAGAACAAGATGAAATCATTGAACTGGAGGAGGATGAATCTCAATGA
- a CDS encoding metal-dependent transcriptional regulator: MKIQESAENYLETILILSQRQPYVRSIDIAAELEFSKPSVSVAMKNLRQNDLIIMNEDGHITLTPSGLAIAAKMYERHTLISSLLIKLGVNEKTAVEDACRIEHVISEESFEAIKRHISDKTDH, from the coding sequence ATGAAAATTCAGGAATCCGCTGAAAATTATCTTGAAACCATATTAATTCTGAGCCAGAGACAGCCTTATGTCCGTTCCATAGATATCGCTGCGGAACTTGAGTTCTCAAAACCCAGCGTAAGTGTTGCCATGAAGAATCTGAGGCAGAATGACCTCATCATAATGAACGAAGACGGACACATCACTCTGACTCCGTCCGGTCTGGCAATCGCCGCGAAAATGTACGAACGTCATACACTGATCTCCAGTCTCCTGATAAAGCTGGGCGTCAACGAGAAGACCGCCGTGGAAGATGCATGCCGTATCGAACACGTAATCAGTGAAGAAAGTTTTGAAGCTATCAAACGCCACATATCTGATAAGACAGACCATTGA
- a CDS encoding NifB/NifX family molybdenum-iron cluster-binding protein — MPRPCKRRRICAMPRNNSFAPMGNGERDEKPEKRIIMSLDEYEAVRLIDLEDLSQEDCARQMGIARTTAQAVYNSARRKLAECLTEGLELRIEGGQYVLCQEAAGNCGCGRCPRQGHQKTADCECNTEIYQQTGGKKMRIAVTYENGEIFQHFGHSEQFKIYETADGKVLSAEVVDTNGSGHGALAGFLKDHSVDALICGGIGMGAQNALSEARITLYGGVSGNADEAVEALLKGNLNFNSEATCSHHEHEHHGNCGEGGCGEHGCH, encoded by the coding sequence ATGCCAAGACCCTGTAAACGAAGAAGAATCTGTGCCATGCCCCGCAACAACAGTTTTGCGCCCATGGGCAATGGAGAGAGGGATGAGAAGCCGGAGAAGAGGATCATCATGTCGTTGGATGAATATGAAGCGGTCAGGCTGATTGATCTGGAGGATCTCAGCCAGGAAGACTGTGCCAGGCAAATGGGCATAGCCAGAACCACGGCACAGGCGGTCTATAACAGCGCGCGCCGGAAGCTGGCGGAATGCCTGACCGAAGGCCTGGAGCTGCGCATTGAGGGCGGGCAGTATGTTCTCTGCCAGGAAGCCGCGGGAAACTGCGGCTGTGGGCGGTGTCCGCGGCAGGGGCATCAGAAGACGGCAGACTGTGAATGTAACACAGAAATTTATCAGCAAACAGGAGGAAAAAAGATGAGAATAGCAGTAACTTATGAGAATGGGGAGATATTTCAGCATTTCGGACACAGCGAGCAGTTTAAGATCTATGAAACGGCTGACGGCAAAGTTCTGTCTGCAGAGGTAGTGGATACGAATGGGAGCGGCCACGGCGCACTTGCGGGCTTTCTGAAGGATCACAGCGTGGATGCGCTGATCTGCGGTGGAATCGGAATGGGAGCACAGAATGCCCTGTCGGAAGCGAGGATCACTTTATACGGCGGTGTGAGCGGGAATGCTGACGAAGCGGTGGAAGCTCTTTTGAAAGGGAATCTGAATTTTAATTCGGAAGCCACCTGCAGCCACCATGAACATGAACATCATGGCAACTGCGGTGAAGGCGGCTGCGGAGAACACGGCTGTCATTAA
- a CDS encoding LysR family transcriptional regulator yields the protein MLDFRTETFLCAARLLNFTRAAAELNITQPAVTQHIHYLEEYYHTKLFSLRGKKLLLTEQGEHLYQALTTIRNDELRLQNELNTIAKRKKPLSMGATMTVGEFMLPVPLSRLLRSHPDRKIRLSIDNTTKLLNMLREGTLDVAMIEGRFPKEEFDFLIWKQVEFIPVCSSRHHFREEPSIISDLFPETLILRESGSGTREILEFYLKDHDCDVDCFSGIQEITNMNAIRILTEEDCGITFLYESVVRDSIRRGAIRQIPLKDFHIVHNIVFIWRKNSIFSGEYQEIFRELS from the coding sequence ATGCTGGATTTTCGTACAGAAACCTTTTTATGCGCCGCCCGCCTTCTGAATTTCACCAGAGCAGCGGCTGAACTGAATATTACGCAGCCCGCGGTCACGCAGCATATTCACTATCTGGAGGAATACTATCACACAAAATTATTTTCTCTCCGGGGCAAAAAACTGCTGCTGACAGAGCAGGGCGAACACCTGTATCAGGCACTTACGACCATCAGGAACGATGAGCTCCGGCTGCAGAATGAACTAAATACGATTGCGAAAAGAAAAAAGCCACTCTCGATGGGAGCGACTATGACTGTCGGAGAATTCATGCTCCCTGTTCCTCTGAGCCGCCTTCTCCGCAGCCATCCGGACAGGAAAATCCGCCTCTCAATTGATAATACTACTAAACTTCTGAATATGCTCAGAGAGGGAACTCTGGATGTAGCCATGATCGAGGGCCGTTTTCCAAAGGAGGAATTCGATTTCCTGATCTGGAAGCAAGTCGAATTCATACCGGTTTGTTCCTCCCGCCATCATTTTAGAGAGGAGCCGTCCATCATCAGTGACCTTTTCCCGGAAACGCTTATTCTGCGCGAATCTGGTTCCGGCACCCGCGAAATTCTGGAATTCTACCTGAAAGATCACGATTGCGATGTGGACTGTTTCTCCGGAATCCAGGAAATCACCAATATGAATGCAATACGGATCCTTACAGAGGAGGATTGCGGTATCACTTTTCTGTATGAGTCCGTAGTGCGTGACTCCATCCGGCGGGGCGCTATCCGGCAGATCCCGCTGAAGGATTTCCATATTGTTCATAATATTGTCTTTATCTGGCGCAAAAACAGCATATTTTCCGGGGAATACCAGGAAATCTTCCGTGAGCTGTCTTAA
- a CDS encoding FAD-dependent oxidoreductase has translation MNVLLIGGVAAGTKAAAKLKRENRDMDVTILTKDRDISYAGCALPYYVGGEVESRDQLIVNTPEKYAALTGVRVLTGREAFSLDAKGKKVQVKNLEDGSSESYGYDALVIATGASSIVPKMNGAALKGVFKLRMPDDAIDMRRYLQESGAGKAVVVGGGFIGLETAENLKAQGLQVTVLDAAPQIIPGVLDPEMAVYAKRHLQKNGIRVFTGVMVEELLGDSRVTAVKSSAGTFPADLVVMSIGIRPNTAWLQDSGLEMEKGTILTDGELRTNLPDVYAAGDCAMVTNRITGKRQWSPMGSSANLEGRMLAQVLAGEKKNYPGVLGTGVVKLPGLNCGRTGLTEKAARDEGYDVETVLAVTDDKAHYYPGAANFVTKLIADRKSHKLLGMQVFGPGTVDKMVDIAVTGISMGAVLEDFDQMDYSYAPPFSTAIHPFVQAVYMLENKLDGTMVSMTPAEYLAGAADEFRVVDASTAPQIPGAVYVKLEEVNGPVDGLGQEEKLLLVCAKGKRAYFLQNRLKHYGYTNTVVLEGSTFFNDVKVKGVKATVSPEDITRVKGLGFLHDKNTADRFNARVITRNGKITADEMQAITEGAKKFGNGEVTMTSRLTMEIQSVPYENIEPLREFLMDAGLETGGTGSKVRPVVSCKGTTCQYGLIDTFAISEEIHERFYKGYHDVKLPHKFKIAVGGCPNNCVKPDLNDLGVIGQRIPEIDMEKCRGCKKCQIVENCPIKIAKLENGKLSIDPEACNHCGRCVGKCPFHAVTSYTNGYRIYIGGRWGKWVAKGRYLDKVFTDKEEMMDVIEKAILLFREQGITGERFSDTIARLGFENVQEQLLSEELLNRKEENIKAEKHLTGGATC, from the coding sequence ATGAACGTATTATTAATCGGAGGCGTAGCAGCCGGAACAAAAGCAGCAGCCAAGCTGAAGCGTGAGAACAGAGACATGGACGTTACAATTTTAACGAAAGACCGGGATATTTCCTATGCGGGCTGCGCGCTGCCCTATTATGTGGGCGGTGAGGTTGAATCAAGAGATCAGCTGATCGTCAACACTCCAGAGAAGTACGCGGCACTCACAGGCGTCAGAGTGCTGACAGGACGGGAAGCTTTCAGCCTGGATGCGAAGGGCAAAAAAGTGCAGGTTAAAAACCTGGAAGACGGAAGCAGTGAAAGCTACGGATACGATGCGCTTGTGATTGCTACAGGAGCCTCTTCAATTGTTCCGAAAATGAACGGGGCGGCATTGAAAGGAGTGTTCAAGCTCCGTATGCCGGATGACGCCATTGATATGCGGAGGTATCTGCAGGAATCTGGAGCGGGCAAAGCGGTCGTAGTGGGCGGCGGCTTTATAGGCCTGGAGACGGCGGAGAATCTGAAAGCTCAGGGTCTCCAGGTGACTGTATTGGATGCCGCGCCGCAGATTATACCAGGCGTCCTGGATCCGGAGATGGCGGTTTACGCCAAAAGACATCTTCAAAAGAATGGTATCCGCGTGTTCACAGGAGTGATGGTAGAAGAACTTCTGGGAGACAGCAGAGTAACAGCCGTGAAATCCAGCGCAGGAACGTTTCCGGCCGATCTGGTTGTGATGTCCATAGGAATCCGGCCCAATACTGCCTGGCTGCAGGACAGCGGACTGGAGATGGAGAAGGGTACAATCCTTACCGACGGAGAACTCCGCACGAATCTTCCGGATGTCTATGCGGCGGGGGACTGCGCCATGGTTACCAACAGGATTACCGGTAAACGGCAATGGTCACCCATGGGCTCCAGCGCTAACCTGGAAGGGCGTATGCTGGCACAGGTGCTTGCAGGAGAGAAAAAGAACTATCCGGGTGTCCTTGGAACTGGTGTCGTGAAGCTCCCGGGATTGAATTGCGGCCGCACCGGGCTCACGGAAAAAGCTGCCCGGGATGAGGGCTATGACGTGGAAACCGTTCTGGCGGTAACCGATGATAAAGCACATTACTATCCGGGAGCGGCGAATTTTGTCACGAAGCTGATTGCTGACCGGAAGAGCCATAAGCTGCTGGGCATGCAGGTGTTCGGCCCGGGAACGGTTGATAAGATGGTGGATATAGCTGTAACCGGAATCTCCATGGGTGCGGTCCTGGAAGATTTTGACCAGATGGACTATAGCTATGCACCGCCGTTCTCCACAGCGATTCATCCTTTTGTGCAGGCTGTCTATATGCTTGAAAACAAACTGGACGGAACGATGGTGAGCATGACGCCGGCGGAGTATCTGGCCGGAGCGGCTGATGAATTCCGCGTGGTGGACGCTTCCACGGCGCCTCAGATACCCGGGGCCGTATATGTGAAGCTGGAAGAGGTGAACGGGCCGGTAGATGGATTGGGTCAGGAAGAGAAGCTGCTTCTGGTCTGTGCCAAAGGAAAACGGGCATATTTCCTGCAGAACAGGCTCAAACATTACGGTTACACGAATACTGTGGTTCTGGAGGGCTCCACATTCTTTAATGATGTAAAAGTTAAGGGTGTAAAGGCTACTGTATCCCCGGAAGATATCACCCGTGTGAAGGGTTTGGGATTCCTGCATGATAAAAATACGGCGGACCGTTTTAACGCCCGTGTGATCACGCGGAATGGGAAAATAACTGCTGACGAGATGCAGGCGATCACGGAGGGGGCAAAGAAGTTCGGGAACGGAGAGGTTACTATGACTTCCCGGCTGACCATGGAGATACAGTCTGTCCCTTATGAGAATATTGAACCGTTGAGGGAGTTCTTGATGGATGCCGGCCTGGAGACGGGAGGAACCGGATCAAAGGTGCGTCCGGTGGTGTCCTGTAAGGGAACTACCTGCCAGTACGGCCTGATTGATACCTTCGCGATCTCAGAAGAGATCCATGAGCGTTTTTATAAGGGCTATCACGATGTAAAACTGCCGCATAAGTTTAAAATAGCGGTTGGCGGCTGCCCCAATAACTGTGTGAAACCGGATCTGAATGACCTGGGAGTCATCGGCCAGAGAATTCCGGAGATTGACATGGAAAAGTGCCGGGGCTGTAAGAAATGCCAGATAGTGGAAAACTGCCCGATTAAGATCGCGAAGCTGGAAAATGGTAAGCTTTCCATCGACCCGGAAGCCTGCAACCACTGCGGCCGCTGTGTGGGCAAATGCCCGTTCCATGCAGTAACTTCCTATACCAACGGATACAGGATCTATATCGGAGGACGCTGGGGAAAATGGGTTGCCAAAGGACGTTATCTGGATAAAGTATTTACAGATAAAGAAGAAATGATGGATGTCATAGAAAAAGCAATCCTTCTTTTCAGAGAGCAGGGAATTACCGGAGAACGTTTCTCTGATACCATAGCCAGGCTGGGATTTGAGAACGTTCAGGAGCAGCTTCTTTCTGAAGAGCTTTTGAATAGAAAGGAAGAAAACATTAAAGCTGAGAAGCATCTGACAGGCGGAGCCACCTGCTGA
- the cysK gene encoding cysteine synthase A, whose translation MMVHKNVLDAMGHTPMIQLNHLGDPDGARILVKYEGLNVGGSIKTRTAYNMIQEAEKQGLIQSDTIIVEPTSGNQGIGLALIGAVCGYHTIIIMPDSVSEERRKLVRHYGAEVILIHDAGDIGACIDECLQTALRMASENPRVYVPQQFSNPANNEVHRYHTAAEILEQVEGPIDGFCSGVGTGGTISGIGEVLKAQNPEIEIWAVEPENAAILAGGNIGTHLQMGIGDGLIPENLNQNIYSDICIITDDEAIQTAKDLARREGLMCGISSGTNVAAAVKLAKKLGKGKTVVTVLPDTAERYFSTPLFGGE comes from the coding sequence ATGATGGTCCATAAAAATGTGTTGGATGCCATGGGGCATACACCGATGATTCAGTTAAACCACCTGGGCGATCCTGACGGCGCGAGAATCCTGGTAAAATATGAAGGGCTGAATGTGGGCGGTTCCATTAAAACGAGAACGGCTTATAATATGATCCAGGAAGCAGAAAAGCAGGGATTGATTCAGAGCGATACAATTATAGTGGAGCCCACCAGCGGGAACCAGGGAATAGGCCTGGCTTTGATTGGAGCAGTCTGCGGATATCATACGATTATTATCATGCCTGATTCCGTCAGCGAAGAACGAAGAAAACTGGTGCGCCATTACGGGGCGGAAGTTATCCTGATTCACGATGCAGGCGATATTGGGGCATGCATAGATGAGTGCCTTCAGACTGCGCTGCGGATGGCCAGTGAGAATCCCAGGGTTTATGTGCCCCAGCAGTTTTCAAACCCTGCCAATAATGAGGTCCACCGCTATCACACGGCGGCAGAGATCCTTGAGCAGGTAGAGGGGCCTATCGATGGCTTTTGTTCGGGCGTCGGTACCGGCGGAACGATTTCAGGCATTGGAGAAGTGCTGAAGGCACAGAATCCGGAGATCGAGATCTGGGCGGTAGAGCCGGAAAACGCGGCGATACTGGCCGGAGGAAATATCGGCACCCATCTTCAAATGGGAATCGGTGACGGTCTGATTCCGGAGAACCTGAATCAGAATATTTACAGCGATATCTGCATTATAACAGATGACGAGGCAATCCAGACGGCGAAGGACCTGGCGAGAAGAGAAGGCCTGATGTGCGGAATCTCCAGTGGAACCAACGTAGCAGCTGCGGTAAAGCTGGCGAAAAAGCTGGGAAAGGGAAAAACAGTGGTGACAGTTCTTCCGGATACGGCGGAACGGTATTTCAGCACCCCTCTTTTCGGCGGCGAATAA
- a CDS encoding rhodanese-like domain-containing protein yields the protein MTGLEPISADMIDFYVGRPDVVIIDLRSEEEFTSGHIRGAVNIPYDDAEEKIQYSRRKVLLLYCERGASSLAMGKQLAERGYQVKSVIGGIRAYRGRNFVIA from the coding sequence GTGACAGGTCTGGAGCCGATATCGGCGGATATGATTGATTTCTACGTGGGGAGGCCTGACGTAGTAATAATAGATTTACGTTCCGAAGAGGAATTTACCTCTGGACATATCAGAGGTGCGGTGAATATACCTTATGACGATGCGGAAGAAAAAATTCAATATTCCAGGCGCAAGGTACTGCTGCTCTATTGCGAGCGCGGAGCGTCAAGCCTGGCAATGGGGAAACAGCTTGCTGAGAGAGGTTATCAGGTGAAAAGTGTAATCGGAGGGATCCGGGCCTACAGAGGGCGTAATTTTGTGATCGCCTGA
- the yfcE gene encoding phosphodiesterase gives MKYMIASDIHGSALYCGKMLRAYEREQADRLLLLGDILYHGPRNDLPEEYSPKEVAAMLNGSREKLLCIRGNCDAEVDQMVLQFPILADYALISECGRTYYLSHGHIYNEKNLPPLMESDVFIYGHTHVPRADRQGKRVFFNPGSVSLPKEGNPPSYGILEDGKFLVKTFEGTVLRELRP, from the coding sequence ATGAAGTATATGATAGCTTCCGATATTCACGGCTCTGCTTTATACTGCGGCAAGATGCTGAGAGCATATGAAAGGGAACAGGCTGACCGGCTATTGCTGCTGGGAGATATTCTTTATCATGGACCCCGCAACGATCTTCCGGAAGAATACAGTCCTAAAGAGGTTGCGGCAATGCTGAATGGCAGCAGAGAAAAGCTGCTCTGTATCCGGGGTAATTGCGATGCAGAGGTAGATCAGATGGTTCTTCAATTTCCGATACTGGCAGATTATGCCTTGATTTCTGAGTGCGGCCGGACTTACTATCTGAGCCATGGGCATATTTACAATGAAAAGAATCTTCCTCCGCTGATGGAATCAGACGTTTTTATTTACGGCCACACCCATGTGCCGCGGGCGGACAGGCAGGGGAAGAGAGTATTCTTCAATCCTGGCTCAGTGTCGCTGCCCAAGGAGGGGAATCCTCCCAGCTATGGGATTCTGGAGGATGGGAAGTTTCTTGTCAAAACATTTGAAGGCACAGTGCTTAGGGAACTGCGGCCATAA